In a single window of the Melissococcus plutonius ATCC 35311 genome:
- a CDS encoding DNA-3-methyladenine glycosylase → MNRIREIFKKKSTEEIAQFLLGMYLEHETASGILGGYIVDVEAYLGPEDMAAHSFGLRKTPRLKTMYEKPGTIYLYTMHTHLILNMITREVGMPQGVMIRAIQPISRLEQMEMNRKGQRGKELTNGPGKLVAALGITKNLCGQSIFESKLKIVPEKRNYPKKIVALPRIGIPNKGAWTTMPLRYIVSGNPYISKQKKCDIDTQNFGWQGGNETDEKRNNIDIFGTTTNHPIGRL, encoded by the coding sequence ATGAATAGGATACGCGAGATTTTTAAGAAAAAATCGACAGAAGAAATTGCGCAATTTTTACTAGGCATGTACTTAGAACATGAAACAGCTTCTGGGATTTTAGGTGGTTATATTGTAGATGTCGAAGCTTATTTAGGACCGGAAGATATGGCAGCACATAGTTTTGGTTTGAGAAAAACACCAAGACTTAAAACAATGTACGAAAAACCGGGAACAATTTACTTATATACAATGCATACGCATTTAATTCTTAATATGATTACACGTGAGGTAGGAATGCCACAAGGCGTAATGATCCGAGCAATTCAACCGATTAGTAGACTAGAACAAATGGAAATGAATCGTAAGGGCCAAAGGGGAAAAGAACTTACGAATGGGCCTGGAAAACTAGTAGCTGCATTAGGAATTACTAAAAATTTGTGTGGACAATCTATTTTTGAAAGTAAACTTAAAATTGTACCAGAAAAAAGAAATTATCCTAAAAAAATTGTTGCATTACCTAGAATTGGGATTCCTAATAAGGGTGCCTGGACAACAATGCCACTTCGATATATTGTTAGTGGCAATCCATATATTTCTAAACAAAAAAAATGTGACATAGATACACAAAATTTTGGCTGGCAAGGTGGAAATGAAACAGATGAAAAAAGAAACAATATTGACATATTTGGAACAACAACTAACCACCCAATTGGAAGATTATGA
- the prmA gene encoding 50S ribosomal protein L11 methyltransferase, translating to MKWAEIKVETASEAVEAISNIMMEVGASGVAIEDVLDIENFQKDNYGELIDKAQVTSIEEGALVMAYFPETTFLPEILPLIKESIAKLPSFGLAIGKNQLTISEVLEEDWATAWKKYYHPVRITRFLTIVPSWENYHIQSENEQIIRLDPGMAFGTGTHPTTQLTLQAMEAHLRGGETLIDVGTGSGVLSIAGKYLGAKKIYAYDLDEVAVTAAKENIQLNHLEKDIEITTNNLLTDISIQAEMIVANILADIIVLMLKDAWNLLKTNGTLIISGIIEDKKEMILAEIRETEFVIDQILQQNDWYAFVLKKVEEE from the coding sequence ATGAAATGGGCAGAAATAAAGGTGGAAACAGCAAGTGAGGCAGTTGAAGCTATTTCAAATATTATGATGGAAGTTGGTGCGAGCGGTGTTGCGATTGAAGACGTGCTTGATATAGAGAATTTCCAAAAAGATAATTATGGAGAATTAATTGACAAGGCACAAGTGACTTCAATTGAAGAGGGTGCACTGGTTATGGCCTATTTTCCAGAAACAACTTTTCTTCCAGAAATTTTGCCGCTCATTAAAGAAAGTATTGCTAAACTTCCTTCCTTTGGATTGGCTATTGGTAAAAATCAGCTCACTATTAGTGAAGTCTTAGAAGAGGATTGGGCTACTGCTTGGAAAAAATATTATCATCCTGTTCGGATAACGCGTTTTTTAACTATTGTACCGAGTTGGGAAAATTATCATATTCAGTCAGAGAATGAACAAATTATCCGTCTGGATCCAGGAATGGCATTTGGAACAGGGACACATCCAACAACCCAATTAACTTTACAGGCAATGGAAGCACATTTACGTGGTGGTGAGACTTTAATCGATGTGGGAACCGGTTCTGGCGTTTTAAGTATTGCAGGGAAATATTTAGGTGCCAAAAAAATCTATGCTTATGATTTAGATGAGGTAGCTGTCACGGCTGCAAAAGAGAATATTCAATTAAATCATCTGGAAAAAGACATCGAGATAACGACCAATAATTTATTAACAGATATTTCTATTCAGGCAGAGATGATTGTTGCTAATATTTTGGCTGATATTATTGTTCTGATGTTAAAAGATGCATGGAATTTGCTGAAAACAAATGGAACATTGATTATTTCTGGTATTATTGAAGATAAAAAAGAAATGATTTTAGCAGAAATTCGTGAAACAGAATTTGTTATTGATCAAATTTTACAGCAAAATGATTGGTATGCATTTGTTTTAAAAAAAGTGGAGGAAGAATAA